In Alteromonas sp. RKMC-009, the genomic stretch CTCTGTATTCGTGTGTGCTGTGGGGGGGAACGTTCGCTTGTCTGAAGGTGCCCCTGAAATGTACGTTTTATGGACACTTCATATTCTGTTCCATGAAAATACAGAGTATGGTTTTTCAGGGAAAACGGGTATTACTATGTGTAGTGGCTCGCGAACATAATCCCTCTGACTTGATTACATCGTACATTTTGGACTCACATTAAGTGAGAATATGACCGGTGCCTGACTCACTTTAATTGACAATGAACTCACGCTAATCGAGAACGGGCTTGCAAACATAATCAGTCGGCTCACTTTATTTAAGAATAACGACAGTTCATAAAAATGGACGTTAAAAGATACCGTTCGTTAGTTTGTGCATATAAAGCAGCCTGCGCCATTACTTATTTAAGCGTCAAAACTTAAAGCGTGAAAGCTTAGGTATGTATCGGTTAGTGTCAGACTTATATTTTAGAAAATCATCGCCATGCACTTTCTTCAAATAAGGCTCTTCAATTTGTCGAACAATCACTTCAATGCAAATCCAACATACAAAAGCACATGCCCAAAGCAGCAAATGTGGGAACGTTATACACACCCCTGCCCAAAATAGAAAAATACCAAAGTAAATGGGGTTGCGAGACTTTGCGTAAATCCCGTGGGTAATAAGTGCAGTCGTTTCTTGCTGGTCAACGCCAATACGCCATGAATCTCCCATTTGAATTTGAGACAACAAAGTTACAGCAATTCCGCAGGCGCCAATCAAGGAGCCGAGAAGCTGAAATGGAATTGAAGGAACAAATAGTAGGGGCGCACGTCCTAAGTAACCAAAAAGAACTAGACCAAATGCAAAGCAAAACGTAACCACGAATATAGCCCCTGGTACAATTTCTATTAATGGTGCGTTTATAGATGCTGCTCTTATACCAAAATCACCATTTCTCTTATATTGAACAAAGCTTCTACCGAGGACGGCTAGCGCCAAAAAACTACTAATTAAAATAAGCGAAACCATATCTATCCTTATCGTACATGACGTTAAGAATATGATTGTAAAGTCTATACTTAATAAAGAGTCAATAGGTACCTAAAAATCGTTCAGGTAAAACTTGGGCATTTACGAATAAATGCCCAAGAACACTACTAATCCCCTTTACTATGCACGAGTCGATAGAGTACAGGCAGCACTACCAGTGTTAGCAAGGTTGACGATATTATCCCGCCGATGACCACCGTGGCCAAAGGCCGTTGCACCTCTGCACCTATGCCCGTATTGAGCGCCATGGGCACAAATCCAAGGCTTGCCACTAGTGCTGTCATTAATACCGGACGCAAGCGAATAAGTGCCCCTTCAACAATGCTATTCACTAATTCTCCGGTTTCTAGCAAACGTTGCTTGATGAAGGACAGCATTACCAATCCGTTTAATACGGCAATCCCAGACAACGCGATAAATCCTACCGACGCGGATATGGATAAAGGCATATCCCTTAACCAAAGAGACATTACACCGCCTGTTAATGCCAAAGGGATACCTGTGAAGATAATCAACGCATCGCGTATAGAACCAAACGCAATTACCAGCATTGTCAAAATCACAAACAACGTAACCGGTACCACAATAGTCAATCGTTGACTCGCACTCTCGAGCTGCTCAAAGGTTCCACCATAGTCGAGCCAATAACCAGCAGGTAAATCTACTTCATCATTGATTCTCGCCTGAGCTTCTTCAACAAAAGTGCCAATATCTCTGTCACGCACATTTGCTGTGACAACAATACTACGTTTGCCATTTTCCCGGCTTATTTGGCTAGGTACTTCTTTAAATGCCAGTGTGGCTAATTCGCTTATCGGTACATGCTCACCAGAGGGCGTGACGATGGGAACGCTCTCAAGCTGAGTGAGTTCATTTCGAATGTCGTCGCCATATCGCACGACAATCTCAAAGCGTCTGTCGCCTTCAAAAATCATTCCAGCGGTTTCTCCACCTGTCGCAGCATTGAGCCATAACTGCAAGTCGGCTATATCCAAACCAAAGCGTGCCAATTGATCAGGCTTTGGTGTGACGGTGAAGATTGGAATGCCTTCTACCTGCTCAAGCCTCGCGTCATCAGCTCCTTCAATCGTTGAAATAACGGTCAAAATGTCAGAAGCAGATGCAAAGAGCGTATCTAAGTCATCCCCAAATAGCTTTATCCCCAAATCTGCCCTTACGCCACTAATCAATTCGTTAAAACGCATTTGTATAGGTTGCGTAAATTCATAATTATTGCCGGGCAAAGTAAACAAGTCCTCTTCAAACGTTTCCACTAACTCAGCTTTTATCATTGATGGATCGGGCCATTGCTCCCGAGGCTTTAAAATAACATAAGTATCTGTAATGTTTGGTGGCATAGGGTCGGTGGCGACCTCACCCGTACCCGTGCGACCGAATACCGTCTGTACTTGCTCATACTGCATAAGTTTCGCTTCAAGAGTTTTTTGCATTTCAACTGCTTGTTCTACCCCTGTCCCAGGGATCCGTATTGCCTGTACTAAGATATCACCTTCATTGAGCTGGGGAATAAACTCGGAGCCTAATTTACTGCCCATCCATAAACTGCCGACAACCAAAGCACTCGCTGCTACTACCACTAGCCATCTAAAACGCAGCGCTCCGGTTAAAACAGGACGATAGACTGCCTTTGCACCTTTAATAATTGGGCTTTCTTTTTCGCTAATTTTACCTCTCATGAAAATTGCTATCGCCGCAGGCACTACGGTAAAACAAAATACCATTGCGGCAAGCAAAGCCATTATCACGGTCGCTGCCATGGGGTGGAACATTTTACCTTCGACGCCAGTGAGCGTGAACAAGGGGATATAAACAATGGTAATGATCAATACACCAAACAAACTGGGACGTATGACTTCATTAGTGGCTTCATATACAACATTCAGTCTTTCTTTGAGCGGTAGAGTTGCGCCGTTTTGCTTCTGGGATTCGGATAATCGCCTGATACAGTTTTCAACAATGATAACTGCGCCATCGACAATCAAGCCAAAATCCAGTGCGCCTAAACTCATTAAGTTAGCAGACACATCGGTTTTGACCATACCCGATATCGTGGCAAGCATTGCCAGGGGTATTACAGCGGCTGTAATAAGTGCAGCTCGCACATTCCCAAGCAAAACGAATAGCACAACGATGACAAGTAAAGCGCCCTCGACGAGGTTTTTCTGTACTGTGTCGATGGTTTTGTCAACGAGGCTTGTTCTATCGTAAACCGCTTCAAGGATAACGCCCTCGGGTAAGCTTGTTTTAATGGTTTCGAGCTTACTGTCCACAGCTTTGGCGACCGTACGAGAGTTTTCTCCCACTAACATCATTGTCGTGCCAATCACTGTTTCTTGGCCATTTAACGTGCCGGCTCCAGAGCGCAGCTCTTTACCGAGGTTGATTTGGGCGATGTCTTGAATTTTTACCGGTACGCCATCAATGATCTTAACAACCACTTGGCCGATATCGTCGATGCCCTTCAGTTGGGCTTCCGATCTGATCAGTACTTGTTGCCCATTTTGTTCTACAAAACCAGCGCCTTGATTCGCATTGTTGCGTTCTAGCGCACTGAGAAGGTCACCTGTACTTATCCCAAAGTTTATCATTGCGACTGGATTAGGATTCACATGATATTGCTTTTCAAATCCGCCTACCGCATAAACCTCGGTCACCCCCTCAACAAGCGACAATTGGGGCTTAACTACCCAATCATGGATCTCCCTTAATGCCATAGCATCATAGGGTTGACCGTTGTCCTGTCGCGCCTGAGGCTCAGCACTTAACGAGTACATGTAAATTTCACCCAAGCCTGTGGCGATAGGGCCCATTTCAGGGGTTAACCCTGTTGGCAATTGCGCCGCGATGGCGGTGAGACGCTCGTTGACGAGATTTCGTGCGAAATATAAATCGGTGCCCTCTTTAAACACGACTGTGACTTGCGACAAGCCATAGCGTGATATCGAGCGGGTATACGATAAATTAGGCAAACCGGCCAGCGAGGTTTCAACTATAAACGTTATGCGTTGTTCAGTCTCCAAAGGCGAGTAACCTGGGGTTGCGGTATTTATCTGCACTTGCACGTTGGTGATATCAGGCACAGCATCAATCGGCAGTTGTTTGTAACTGTACATACCAAAAAAGGCGACAAACAAGGCGAACAACATCATGACACCACGGCGCTCAATCGACAGACGGAGTATTCGTGCAATCATGCTCTCACCTCACCGTTTTTATGGACTTGGCTTTGCTTTTGACAATAAATTCGCAGGTAATTAGTCATCATCGCCCGCCTCCATTTTTAATAAATCAGCTTTTAGTAGATAGCTATTTTCTACAACGACTTGCTGGCCTATTTGAACGCCCTTCACAATCTCTACTAAACGGTTGTCCGTGTTCCCAAGTTTTACTTGGCGGGGGTAAAATCGTTCCCCTTCTTTGACAAAAACAATGGTTTGCCCATCTAACTCTTGTATTGAACTTTTGGGGAGTGCCAGATTGACTTCTTGGAAACCAATCTGAATATAACCCTCTACCATAGCGCCTAAAGGCCAATAACCACTGCCATTATCAACGTTCACAAACGCGATAGAATAGGGTTTGTCATCCGGTGAGGACGTAATGTGGCTTATACTTGATTGTTGCTGCAATTCCTCAAGCCTTAAAGTGACTTCCATATCAGCGGCAATATGAGTACGTTGTTTGGGGAAAATAGCCAATTGAGCAATTGCGCGAGAGTAATTAGCAACAGAAAGCAGCACTTGACCGTTGGTGAGCTCACCATCATTGGCGTGTCTAGCTATGATTTTTCCAGACATCGGTGAGGTGATTGAGTATTGATTTAAACTCTCGTTTGACTCAATGATTGCCAGCGTGTCACCTTTTTCTATTTTATCTCCAATATTCACCATGATACGTTTTACAACACCGTCGAAGCGGGCACGAATATGACTCAGTGACGCAGGATCATGAACTATCCGCCCAAACGTTCTGGTTGTGAGCGATAATGATCCTGACGCGGCTGAAGCAGTCACGATATCGTGTTTAAGCATCCGTTCTTGAGATAATACTACGTACTCGGGTCTTTCTTCGGCTTCCTCATCGTCATCATCAGCCAGGGCGACAGTAGCAAACAATAAAGTAAGTAGCATGGCTAACACGCCAAGCAAGTCACGTGCGCTAGTGAGTAATGTAAATTGTGATGTATTCATTATTTTTTCTCTAGTAATTCTGATGATTGAACAGACGTCGAGGGAGAGTCAGAAAACACGGGAATTCCCGTAAGTGCCTCTAGATCTGCGCTTCGAAGGTGAACTAAGCCTGCGGCTTTTATCAGTGTTCGTTGCATATCGATGAGTTGTTGCTGCGTTGTCACCCACTCTAAGTAGTTGTAGCGACCACTTTCATAGCCTTCCCGCGCCAAGTTCAGTGCAGATTCCAATGTGGGAACGACATTGTCTTGAAGGGTCGTAACAGTGAGCAAGGCTTGGTCTTTTGCACTAATGACTTGATTTATTTGGCGAGTGAGTTCACGAATTTTCGCTTGCTTTTGATAGTCGATACTGTCAAGCAATGCGCGTTGTTGTTCGTATTCACCTAGATTCCGCTGCTTGGTATTTAACGGCACCGAAATACTGGCGACAAACGCTGTGTCATCAATTCCTTGCAGTCTCCGGATACCAGCTTCCCACGCAATATCAAACTGCTGGCTAGTCTGAACTACTCTTAGTCGGGCCTCTTGAACCCGATAATTATCAGCATAAAGCAAAACGTGTGGATTGCTTTGAAGCTGTGAAAGCACATGTTCAAGTGATAGTGAATTTGGAAACGATAACAGTGCCCCTTCAACTTCCGCAAACACAGCGTTAGTGTCGCCCCACATGATGGCCAGGTCGCGTTTATACTCACTGAGTTTTTGTTCATTTATCAATAACGACAAACGCGCCTGCGACAACGCTGACTCTGCACGTTTTTTCTCAAGTGGTGAAGAAGCTCCCGCTTCAACCCGTGTAGAGACTGTCTGAAGCATTGTGCGAGCCAGCATTTCAGCTCGTTGCTCAGTCTTGTGCAACGCTTGTTGGACAATGACATTGATATATCGTCGAGTTGTTTCACCTAGGATGTCCAGCGTCCGAATTCGCCGTTGAGTAAGCAGTTGTGCTTTTTTTGTACTCACCACATTCATTCGGCCGCTGACTTTATCGCCAAGCTCGATGACCGACGATAAGGTCAGTGTCAAATCGGCATCTTTGATACCAGACACTTCGCCTGTTCCCAACACATTTTCAACTTCAACCCCAACAGACATTTTGGGTCGTAAATTGGCCATTTTTGATTCACCATCCAAAGCCGAAGATTTAAAATCGAACACAACTAAATCTGGGTTGTTTGATAATGTGCGTTTGAGCGCATTTTCAAGCGTGATTGAAGACTTTTGTGCATTGGCAGATTGAACAGATATGCTCATGGTTACCAGTACAGCAGATATCAATTTCAGATACGCTGAGCGAGCTTTTTTTATGCCCAATGGGCGAGAAGAACTCATAAAAGAACCTTTTTTCATAAGATAACGACATACATGGAAAGCGCCCATGCAAACATGTAGAAGGGAATGGATTAATGTTGAGGTGGGCGTAAAAGACCTTCGACTAGGCCGTCAGTGACGTTGCGGGAATAACTGTGTTGATTGGTAGATAACGGTTTAGCTACGTCACTTATTGGGTGTTGTGCCAGAAACTTAATCTGTCCACATTGACACAGCACACAATGGAAACACTTAGACTCTTCACTCGACGTATCATTAGCATTTACATTTTTTTCGGGAACACCATAAGTGCTTATGGACTTTGATTGTTTAGGGACTGACGATACCTCCGCCGGGTAGTCATCGCATTGAGCGGCGAACGAAAAGCCCGATTGACACATGAGCAAAGTAATAAGTAACCATGCCAACCTACGCAGTTGTGATGTGCAATTAAAAATTGGCATGTTCTTATTAATTTTGCGCACTAAGCGCTCGCTGTCTTTCATTTTTAGCATCTTCGAGGATCATTTTTGCCCCGCGCAACACAACGCACGAAACTATCACACCGATAACCAAATCAGGCCATCGAGAATCGAGCCAAAACACCAAAACGCCAGCAAAGATAACACCTAAGTTGGCAATCACATCGTTGGCTGAAAATATCCAGCTTGCCCGCATATGCACTTCTTCATTTTTTTGTTTGCGTATGATCACAAGACAAATGACATTAGCAACCAGTGCAACCGCCCCCATAGCCATCATTAATCCTGATACAGGTTCGCTGCCGTAAATTGACCGTCTTACAATATCAATGATTATCAACAGACCCAGTGCCATCTGAAAAAAGCCGCTAATTCTAGCCGCATTCGCTTTGTGTAATAGCGATTTACCAATAGCATAAAGGGCAATACCATAGACAACTGCGTCGGCGAGCATATCAAGTGAATCGGCTATTAATGCGGTTGAATCAGCAAACAACCCGATCCCCATTTCTATAACAAACATTGTCGCGTTTATTCCCAAAAGCCAATACAAAACCTGTCGTTGGGACTGGTCTTTTATCTCAACTTCGCACCCACATCCGCTCATTAGAAACACACTCTTTACTGATGAATAGTATGAGTATAAAGTCTATACTTGGTATAGAGTCAACGGTTAGGAGAAAAAAATGAAAATTGGTGATGTCGCAAAGACGACAGGTTGTAGTATTCAGACCATTCGTTTTTATGAAAAGAAGGGGCTCTTGCCTGAGCTTAAGCGCTCAAGTGGAAATTATCGTGTCTACGACAAGGGGACTATTGAACAACTCCTGTTTATCAAACAGTGTCGTTCATTAGATATGTCTATCACGGAAGTAAAAACGCTCATGGACAGTCGTTCGAGGCCGGATCAGAGCTGTTCAAATATCAATACGTTAATAGCTAAGCATTTATCCGACGTCATTATTCGCATTGAAGAGCTAAACGCATTAAAGTCATCACTCGAAAATATGGCGGCAAAGTGTGATCAAGACAAAACCATTAGGGACTGTGGCATTTTAAATTATTTACACACTTAAAAGTGTAAGAACCACACAATTTCACTGTGCGCGCTCGCCTCAACGTGTATCTATCGGCTAACATTCGTCATGCGTATAGATTTCTGAAGCAAAAAATACTAGGCTGAACTTTTGATACTGAGTCAGCCATGCATATTCATTTGTGGCCCTACAAAGCGATTTACATCGGAGTCAGTCCTGATAATTATGTTCATGCACATCATGCTGTCCAAATTTGCATTGGTTTAGACAGAGACATCTCGGTTCAAGATCACAAAGCACAAAGTATTCACACCGGACAATGTATTGTGATTTTCGAAGATGTCCCTCACAAGGTTTTGGCACAGGACAATCAGATTGTAGTCATCTATTTAGAGCCTGAAGATAGGCAAAACCAACAATTTCTCAAAGCCTTACGTCAAGCCAGGAGTGATGGAATTAATACTCTGCCGCTTACTAGCAAAGAATTGGGATCCATTTCTCAGCATCTATTTACTGACGTCGATATCGACAAAGTGTGGAAAACAGTAAATAAAGCGGTAGGGCTAGTCTATAGTCCTGCGCTTTCATCGCGCCCTGAGGATAAACGGGTACGAGCGGTCATCGACATTATTGCTTCGCAGAGAGGTTGTGCAATCGATATGGCGTTTTTATCATCGAAGGTTTTCTTGTCCCCAAGTCGTCTAACACATCTTTTTAAGCAAGAAGTGGGTATACCTATTAGTCGTTTTATTGTCTGGTGGCGTGTGCGCGCCGCAATAGAACAACTGAGTAAGTCAGCAACATTGACTGAGGCTGCCCATGCTTCGGGTTTTTCTGACTTACCTCATATGAGTAAAACGTTTAAACAGCTGTTTGGATTTGCACCTTCTCGTTATTCAAACCGCACACCATTAAAATTCACAGTAATTAGCCGTTTGATACAAGCCGAATTAAGTTTGACTAGGGAATAATATACGCATCAATAAAAACGCGAATGTGTAAATACTATGAGAACGTTGGTCCAATGGATGTTCAGCCCATTATTTTTTTTAAGCTTTATCTTTGCTGCATCCAGTATCTCCCAAAACACAGGATCTGCAACCAATTAACCTAGTATGCTTTTACAGACAAGTTCTTACGCACTAATGGATGCCAATGAGCTTCAATGAGAGTGCGAGCGCAGTATGTGCAATGAGAAACTGTCAGATTTGCGCAAGCTTTCTAGCAATTTTGTTAAATCAAATGTTGCCTACTCCACACAAGCGTGTGAACACCAAGTGATTTCGATGTGACGATACAAGATAAATTAGACATGCTATTCATTTGTTAACTGGTACTCTAATTCTGCCACTCTCTGTTTGTACTCTTCGATGGTTAATGCAAAAGAATTGTGCTGGCTAGCCATATTGGATAGCCTTTCACGAAGCTCAGCTACTTCGCTCTTGTACTTTCTTTTCAATTTAATTTCTTTTTTGAGTCGTAACCTCAGTTTTGAAAGAGCGTCTGAGGAGTGTTCGGGTATCATACTCACTGAATAGCTTTGTTTTTTTAAAGCCCAAATTTTTTCGACAATATCTTCGTAATAGTATATTGAACCGCTGCCTAGGCCTGCTTCCTCCTCAACCGCTTTAACCGAGAGCTTTTGGGAGTACGGGACAATTTGTAAACCTCCCCTAATTAGTTACATCCATAATTAGAGGTTTCAGCCGGTTCATGTTTGCTTAAATATTCCCACGGTGTCAGATCATTCAGTGCATCATGGGGGCGTTCCTCGTTGTATTCTGTCATCCAGTTTTCGGTCAGTTCACGTACTTCATTCAATGTTTTGAAGACATACATGTTGAGTATTTCTGTCCTGTAAGTGCGGTTGAATCTCTCGATAAAAGAATTTTGCGTAGGCTTTCCGGGTTTAATAAATTCCAGTGCAATACCATGCTCTTCAGCCCAACTTGCCAGCGTGATTGAGATAAATTCCGGCCCGTTGTCCATGCGAAGTTTACTGGGGTAACCCCGCCAGGCGACGACGCGCTCCAATACTCTGACTACACGCTGCGATGGCAGATTCAGGTCAATCTCGATAGCCAGTGCTTCACGGTTGAAATCGTCTACCAGATTGAACGTTCTGAAGCGTCTGCCGCATTGCAGGCTGTCGCACATAAAATCCATTGACCAGCAATGATTAGCCTGAGCCGGCACGGCCAGTGGCTCCGGGTTTCTCGCTGGCAGCCGTCGCTTTCCACGGCGTCGTTTATTCAGCTTGAGTTCGCAGTAAATCCGGTGAACACGCTTATGATTCCAGCCATGGCCCCAACGACGCAGGATTTTGTACAGCTTGCTGAATCCGTAGGCCGGATAGCGCTCAGCGGCTTCAATCAGTTTGGCGATGACCCTATCATCACGCGTTTGATCAGGCTGGTAACGATAAACTGAATCACTGATGCCAACAGCGCGACAGGCAAGACGTAAACTAGCACCATGCTGCTCTCGCGCATAATCAACAAGCTCACGCCTTATCGCTGGCTTTACAGCTTTTTTTCGACGATATCTTTGAGGATCCGGTGTTCCAGACTTAAGTCAGCGAACATCGCTTTAAGCCTGCGGTTTTCGTCTTCAAGATCTTTCAGTCTTTTGATATCTGAATCGCCACTACTAGCCTAGACACTTCCCAGCCGTTGAACATGGCGTTTTTCATACTCTACTGGTGACAGTAAATTATTGGAACCATGTTTGCGTTTGCAGTTATAAAACATTTCGATGTAATCGAATATGTCAGCACGGGCATCATCTCTGGTTGAGTAGATTTTCTTTTTGATTCTCTCTCGCTTCAGCAGTTGGAAGAAGCTTTCCGCCACGGCGTTATCATGACAGTTACCACGTCGGCTCATACTTCCCTCCAGACCATTCGCTTTCAGGAATGCCTGCCAGTCATGGCTGGTATATTGGCTTCCTTGATCTGAGTGCACCGTCACTTGTTGCTTTGGATTCCGACGCCATACAGCCATCAACAGAGCGTTGAGCACAATGTCTTTCGTTATTCGTTGCTGCATTGACCAGCCGATAACCTTTCGGGAGAACAAGTCGACAACAACCGCCAGATACAGCCAGCCTTCGTGAGTTCGGACATGCGTGATATCCGTTACCCAGGCTTCATCAGGCGCAGCGGGATTAAACTCCCGGTTCAGCCGGTTTGGCACCACAACGTGACTTTCTTCGCCTCGATGACGAGGCCGTCGATAGCCAACCTGAGCACGTAATCCTTCCCGAACCATGAGTCGGTACACGCGGTTAATACCGCATCGTTCACCGATGTCCCGTAAATCTGAATGAATTTTGCGGTAGCCGTACACGCCACCAGACTCCAGCCAGAATTGCTTAATTAGTCCTGTTAGACGACGGTTGGCTTTGTCGCGTTTCGACAGAGGCTTACTGCTCCAGGCATAGTATCCGCTGGGATGAACATCCAGCATCCGACATAGCCAACGAACAGGCCAGCTATTGCTATTATCCTTGATAAAGGCGTACCTCAATCGGACTGCTTTGCGAAGTACGCCGCGGCTTTTTTTAATATATCCCGTTCTTCTGTAGCCCGTTTTAATTCTTTCTGAAGTCGCTTTATCTCAGCCTGGGCCTCAGATAAATCATTATGCTTCTTGGAATCAGGGCCGAACTTCTTAACCCAGGCGTACAAGCTGTGAGTAGTGATATCGAGTCGCTTGGCAACATCAGCGACAGAATGGCCACGATCAACGACTTGTTTGACCGCTTCAATTTTAAATTCTTCAGGGTAGCGTTTACCGCTCATAAGCACCTCTCTTTTCAGTTAGTTTATCTAACTGAGAGGCGTCTAGGAAACTAGTGGCGATTCATACTTCCAAGTTGTTGCTTCACTACTGTGTCCCATCCATGCCATCATTTGTGTTACTGCGTCTTTTTGCATCCCTATCTCTAAAAGCGATGCAAGGCGGTACGTACAGTACGTGGCTCTGAGGTCATGAGTGGTATGAGAAAATAGCGAAGACGTTTCACGCTCAACAGCGTTTCTTAATCTTCTAAACGATTGCTGAACGTTGTTAGGACTAAATGGAGCACCTGATTTCGAGACTAGCAAAAATGAACTATTGTTCTTTTTGAGCCTTAGCCTGCGCCTTTTTGATTTTGCATAGCCAACAAGTAGAGCTCTGAGGCTGGGAGAGATTTCGACTTTTCTTTCTTTTCCATACTTTGTAGCTACACCATTCATCGGACCAATTTTCACTTCTGATTTATCGGAAAACTCAAGTTCCCACGCTAAACATAATGGGAAAGTACATGCTTCCTGTAATCTCAAACCTGATTGTACTTGCAAGAGTTGATGGATTATAAACTCTATGTTGAACGTGGAGAGTGCTTTCGCAAAGGGCTCTAGCTCATTTTT encodes the following:
- a CDS encoding site-specific integrase; translation: MMNHLNPHYIVSSTDLRVKVPLKERVQSLNPLSKNELEPFAKALSTFNIEFIIHQLLQVQSGLRLQEACTFPLCLAWELEFSDKSEVKIGPMNGVATKYGKERKVEISPSLRALLVGYAKSKRRRLRLKKNNSSFLLVSKSGAPFSPNNVQQSFRRLRNAVERETSSLFSHTTHDLRATYCTYRLASLLEIGMQKDAVTQMMAWMGHSSEATTWKYESPLVS